In Xylanibacter ruminicola 23, a single genomic region encodes these proteins:
- a CDS encoding Dabb family protein, with protein sequence MVKHIILWTLNPELSEEEKQTVKAGIKAGLEGLVGKVPGLLDVKVHIDGRLASSNADVMLDSTLESEEALKGYAVHPEHVAVANGKVRPYTVQRSCLDFEI encoded by the coding sequence ATGGTAAAGCATATTATTCTTTGGACATTGAATCCAGAACTGAGTGAAGAGGAGAAGCAGACCGTTAAGGCAGGTATCAAGGCTGGTCTTGAGGGATTGGTAGGTAAGGTACCGGGGCTGCTTGATGTTAAGGTTCATATCGATGGCCGTCTGGCTTCATCAAATGCCGACGTGATGCTCGACAGCACGCTCGAAAGCGAAGAAGCGCTGAAGGGCTATGCCGTTCACCCCGAGCATGTAGCCGTAGCCAACGGTAAGGTTCGTCCTTACACCGTTCAGCGCTCCTGCCTCGATTTCGAGATCTAA
- the ettA gene encoding energy-dependent translational throttle protein EttA — MATVDDKKVIFSMVGVSKTIQQNQKQVLKNIYLSFFYGAKIGIIGLNGAGKSTLMKIIAGLDQQYQGNVVWSPGYSVGYLPQEPPLNEEKTVKENVMEGVQHVYDALAEYDEINVKFGLPEYYEDADKMDKLMQRQAELQDIIDATDAWNMDSKLDRAMAALNCPPGDWSVKNLSGGERRRVALCRLLLQKPDVLLLDEPTNHLDAESIDWLEQHLQQYEGTVIAVTHDRYFLDDVAEWILELDRGEGIPWKGNYSSWLEQKSQRLAQEEKSASKRRKTLERELEWVRMAPKARHAKGKARLNSYEMMLNEEQKQKEEKLEIFIPNGPRLGNKVIEAEHVAKSFPEKTLFTDLNFNLPPNGIVGVIGPNGAGKTTLFRLIMGLDKPDAGQFAVGETVKLSYVDQQHKDIDPTKSVYEVVSQGNETIRMGGKDVNVRAYLSRFNFSGADQEKKCGVLSGGERNRLHLAIALKQEGNVLLLDEPTNDIDVNTLRALEEGLEAFAGCAVIISHDRWFLDRICTHILAFEGEGNVFYFEGNYSEYESNKAQRLGLEEPKRARYRKLMEE; from the coding sequence ATGGCAACAGTTGACGACAAGAAAGTGATTTTCTCGATGGTTGGCGTGAGCAAAACTATCCAGCAAAATCAGAAACAAGTACTCAAAAACATCTACCTGAGCTTTTTCTATGGCGCTAAGATTGGTATCATCGGTTTGAATGGTGCCGGTAAATCTACGTTGATGAAGATTATCGCCGGACTGGATCAGCAGTATCAGGGAAACGTGGTGTGGAGCCCGGGCTACAGTGTGGGTTATCTGCCACAGGAACCACCTTTGAACGAGGAGAAAACGGTAAAGGAGAACGTGATGGAAGGCGTGCAGCACGTGTACGATGCGCTGGCCGAGTACGACGAGATAAACGTAAAGTTCGGATTACCAGAATATTACGAGGATGCCGATAAGATGGATAAGCTGATGCAGCGTCAGGCTGAACTGCAGGATATCATCGACGCTACCGATGCCTGGAATATGGACTCGAAGCTGGATCGCGCGATGGCTGCTCTGAACTGTCCTCCTGGCGATTGGAGCGTGAAGAACCTCTCGGGTGGTGAGCGCCGCCGTGTGGCTTTGTGCCGCTTGTTGCTGCAGAAGCCTGATGTGTTGTTGCTCGATGAGCCTACCAACCATCTGGATGCTGAGAGTATTGACTGGTTGGAGCAGCACCTGCAGCAGTACGAGGGTACGGTGATTGCCGTTACGCACGACCGTTACTTCCTGGACGATGTGGCTGAGTGGATTCTGGAACTGGATCGCGGCGAGGGTATCCCCTGGAAGGGTAACTACTCAAGCTGGCTGGAGCAGAAGAGTCAGCGTTTGGCACAGGAAGAGAAATCGGCTTCGAAGCGTCGCAAGACTCTGGAGCGCGAGTTGGAGTGGGTGCGTATGGCGCCTAAGGCCCGTCACGCTAAGGGTAAAGCCCGTCTGAACTCGTACGAGATGATGCTGAACGAGGAGCAGAAGCAGAAGGAAGAGAAACTGGAAATCTTTATTCCTAACGGACCTCGTCTGGGTAATAAGGTGATCGAGGCCGAGCACGTAGCTAAGTCGTTCCCCGAGAAAACATTGTTTACCGATCTGAACTTCAACCTGCCACCAAATGGTATTGTGGGTGTGATTGGTCCTAACGGTGCGGGTAAAACCACGTTGTTCCGCTTGATTATGGGCTTGGACAAACCCGATGCCGGACAGTTCGCCGTAGGTGAGACCGTGAAGCTGAGCTATGTGGATCAGCAGCATAAGGATATCGACCCCACCAAGTCGGTTTACGAGGTGGTGAGTCAGGGTAACGAGACCATCCGTATGGGTGGTAAGGATGTAAACGTGCGTGCTTACCTGAGTAGGTTTAACTTCAGCGGTGCCGATCAGGAAAAGAAGTGCGGCGTGCTCTCAGGTGGTGAGCGTAACCGTCTGCACCTGGCCATCGCCCTGAAACAGGAAGGCAATGTGCTGTTGCTCGATGAGCCTACCAACGATATTGACGTAAACACCCTGCGTGCGCTCGAGGAAGGTCTGGAGGCTTTTGCCGGTTGTGCTGTTATCATCAGTCACGACCGTTGGTTCCTGGATCGTATCTGTACACACATCCTGGCTTTCGAGGGCGAAGGAAATGTGTTCTACTTCGAGGGTAACTACAGCGAGTACGAGAGTAACAAGGCCCAGCGCTTAGGCTTAGAGGAGCCCAAACGCGCCCGATACCGTAAACTGATGGAAGAGTAA